The genomic DNA GTTTAAAAAGCGCGGCATAAAATATGTCGGTATAATTTACGCAGGGCTGATGATCACAGCAGACGGCGTGAAGGTGCTTGAGTTCAACGCCCGCTTCGGCGACCCGGAGACTCAGCCGGTGCTGACAAGGCTCAATTCCGATCTGCTTGAAATTTTCGAGGCATGCATAGACGGCAGGCTTAAGGAAATCAGCGCGGACTGGAGTACAGAACCCGCTGTGTGCGTTGTCATGGCCTCAGGCGGCTACCCCAAGGACTATGAAAAAGGCTATGAGATAAACGGCATAGCAGATGCAGATAAAATAAAAGGCGTAAAGGTATTCCACGCGGGAACCGCAACTGTGGATAAAACAACCGTAAACACCGGAGGACGCGTTCTGGGAGTTACCGCAAGGGGTAAAGACCTTGAGGAAACCATAGAGCGTGCCTACGAAGCGGTGAAAAAAATATACTGGACAAACGCCCACTTCCGTAAAGACATCGGAGCTAAGGCGCTCAGGAGGCTTAAGAAATGAGTAAAGTCGGCATCATAATGGGCAGCAAGTCAGACCTCGGTATAGCCGAAGCTGCCATTAAGGTTCTTAAAGACTTCAATGTGCCCTGCGAAGTTATTGTTTCAAGCGCACACAGAACCCCCGAACGCACAGGAGAATGGGCAAGAAATGCCGAGAACAACGGCTTCTCCGTGATAATAGCTCTGGCGGGCGCAGCAGCACACCTTGCCGGTGTCGTAGCCAGCGAGACCAACCTCCCCGTTGTGGCTGTCCCTGTTTCCGCTACAACCTTAGGCGGTCTTGATGCCCTGCTCTCTATGGTGCAGATGCCCGGCGGCATACCTGTTGCCACAATGGCAATCGGCAGCGCAGGAGCAAAAAACGCAGCTCTTTTCGCATGTCAGATAATAGCCAGATCAGATGCTGCGCTTAACGCAAAACTGAAAACCTACCGAGAGAACATGAAGCAGGAAGTCTACAAGGCTAACGAAGAAGTACAGGCAATGCTGAACGGCGCACAATAAAATGCTTATAATGAAGGCGGATTCGTCCGCATTCAAAAAAATATTCTCTCAGGCGGGCTCACTAAACGAGCCCGTCATCTTTCCTACAGATACAATCTACGGCATAGGCGCGTCCGTGCGGGACATAACCGCCAATGAGAAAATTTACGAAATC from Geovibrio ferrireducens includes the following:
- the purE gene encoding 5-(carboxyamino)imidazole ribonucleotide mutase, with the translated sequence MSKVGIIMGSKSDLGIAEAAIKVLKDFNVPCEVIVSSAHRTPERTGEWARNAENNGFSVIIALAGAAAHLAGVVASETNLPVVAVPVSATTLGGLDALLSMVQMPGGIPVATMAIGSAGAKNAALFACQIIARSDAALNAKLKTYRENMKQEVYKANEEVQAMLNGAQ